A window of Myxococcales bacterium genomic DNA:
CCGCGCCGGGGTCCTCGTCCGCGGGCAGGAGATCGGCCGACTCGAGCGCGACCGGCGCAGGCGGCGCGCTGCCCCGCGCGACCGGCGCGCTGCCCCGCGCGACCGGCGCGCTGCCCCGCGCGAGCGGCACGACGAGCACCGTTCGCGGGGCGTAGCCCGCCCGCGTCGCCCAGAGCACGACCTCCGCGGTCGCCCGGCGAATGCTCGTGCTCTTCTCGCGACTGGCCACGAGCTCGCCCGCGACGCGAAGCGCCTCCCCCGGAACCCCGACGAAGGCGCACGCCACCGCGTCGTGCGCGTTGTACGGGCCCTCGTACGCGCGGCGCGCCGCCTCGAGCACGCGCCGCCGCGGGTAGGCCCCGGCCCGGGCGCGGAGCAGCCTCGCGAGCTTCGTGGCCCGCGACGGGGTCTTCCCGTAGGCGACGGGGTCGCCCGGCGCGCCCAAGGCGATCTCGTCGAGCCACGTGACGAGCGGCTCGCCCACGTGGGGCACCGCGCCGCTCGGCAGCCACCCCCCGGAGAGGAACGCGCAGCACGCCTCCGCCTCTGCGCCGCCGCCGAGCCGGGCCACGAGCGCCTCGCGGAGGGCCGGCCCCGCGACGCTCGCAGCGAGGAGGCAGGCGACCGGCGAGACCTGCGAGAGGAAAAGGAAGAGACCGCGGGCCGAGGTCACGTCGAGCGCGACGTAGTCGCAGTCGCGCGGGCGCAGGCTCGGCAGCTTGAGGAGCGCGGCCTCGTCGAGGAGCAGATCCACGCGGGTCCTCGCTCAGCGCCGCCCGCGGACCGCACGCGTCACGAACCGAAACGACCCGACGGCCCCGCCCGCGAGGCCGATGATGAGCGACTTCTCGACCCGCTCGCCCAGGAAGAAGTGCATCGCGCAGAACCCGAAGACCGCGAGCACGGCCCCGACCGTGGCCGCCTCGCGCCATAGGACGTTCGACGGCGCGCGCGCCGCCTCGCGAGCCCCGTCGCGCGGGGCTTCACGCGTGTCTGTGTCGCCGTTGCCGCTCACGAGCGCGACGCTAGCACGCCGCGGCGCGCGGAGCCCCGACCGGGACAAAAGAAGTGCCCCCGGACCGAGAGGCGTCGGCCGGGGGCGGAGGGTCCGGGAGGGGACCAAGTCAAGCACCAAGTCAAGCGACGGCAGGAGCCGCTCAGGCTCGTCATCTTCGCTCGTTCGTCGTCTTCCCTCGTTCGTCGTCGCTCAGTCGTCTTCGCACTCCATCATCGAGGGGTCGTACTCGTCGTGCGTGTCGTCGAAGAGCATGTCGGAGCTCTCGAAGGTGGTCTCCTGCATCAGGTCCTCGTAGCTGAGGCCGACGCGGAAGCTCGGGCGGAGCTCCTCGCGGTGAAACTCCTCGATCGAACGGTAGTGCTTCGGAACGGCCATGGTGGACTCCTGAGAGAAGGGGTGCGAGTGGACGCGCGGACAGACGCCGCGCGAGAAGTGAAGGGCGGGTGCGGAAGAAGTGGAGATGGAGACGCAGCGCGCGGGTCAGCGCGAGCGGCCGCGGCGTTGGGCGAGCACCACCACGTCGGCGGGGTGCAGGCGGGGTCGGCTCGGCACGAAGAACGACCGCAAGATGCGACCCACGGCCGGATCTTCGTGGAGAGGTCCTTCGGGAGCGAGGGCGACGGTGAGGGGCAGGCGGAGCGCGCGTGGGAGGGAGGTTTTCATGGCGGATTGGCTTGGGGGCCGTCTGTCAACCCCACGTTTCCCTACATCTGCGCACACCGTACACCAGAGCCCCGCGGGTCCCAAAAAAAGCGATTGCATTTCCCAAGAGCGACTCGGAGGGCGGCGCTCCTTGCGGTGCGCCCCTCGGAGACGATAGAGAGGACGCGCACCATGGCGGCAAGAGCGGCGACCCCCAGCGCGACAACGAAGCGGTTCGGCGCGGGCGCAGGCGCAAAGCGCGCGCGCGTCGTGGCCGTCGTCAACCAGAAGGGCGGCGTCGGCAAGACGACCACCTCGGTGAACCTCGCCGCCTCCCTCGCGGCGGCCGAGGCCAAGACCCTGCTGCTCGACCTCGATCCCCAGGGGAACGCGAGCTCGGGCGTGGGCGTCCGCGCCGGCACCCGCGAGGCCACCGTATACGACGCGCTGATCGGCCGCTGCACGCTCGCCGAGATCGCGATCGCCACGGAGGTGCCGCACCTGTGGGTCGCGCCGGCCACCCAAGACCTCGTGGCCGCCGAGATCGAGCTCGTCGACGCGCCCGACCGCGCCCACAAGCTGCGCGCGGCGCTCGCGCCCGCGCTCGCCGAGTACGACTACATCCTCGTCGACTGCCCGCCTTCGCTCGGCCTGCTCACGGTCAACGCGCTCGCGGCGGCGACCAGCGTGCTCGTGCCGCTTCAGTGCGAGTACTACGCGCTCGAGGGGCTCACGCACCTCATGGCGACGCTCGATCGGCTGAAGAACGGCATCAACGCGGAGCTGACGGTCGAGGGCATCGTCCTCACCATGTTCGACCCACGCAACAACCTCGCCCACCAGGTCGCCGACGAGGTGAAGAAGCACTTCTTCGTGTTCGACGCCGTCATCCCGCGCAACATTCGCCTCTCGGAGGCGCCGTCCCACGGCAAGCCTGCGCTGCTCTACGACGCCGCGTCGAAGGGCTCTCAGGGCTACCTCGCCCTCGCCCGAGAGCTGCTCGATCGACACGCCGCCACCGGCCGGAGCGCGTGACCATGAGCGACAAGCGACGCGCTCTCGGACGCGGCCTGGACGCGCTGCTCCCTGCCGCGCAGGCGCCGCAGAAGGTCACGGCGGCCTACGGCGACAAGAGCGTGTTCTCGTGCGCCATCGACAAGCTCGTGCCCCAGCGCGGGCAGCCTCGCCGCCACTTCGACACCGAGAAGCTCGACGAGCTCGCGGCGTCGATCCGCGAGCACGGGCTCATCGAGCCGCTCGCCGTACGGCGAGCACCCGGCCCGCTGGGGGTCGAGGGCGTCTTCGAGATCATCGCGGGCGAACGCCGCTTCCGGGCGAGCCAGCGGGCCGGCCTGCTCGAGGTGTTGGTGGTCGTGAAGGACGTCTCGCCGAAGGCGGCGTTCGAGCTCGCCATCATCGAGAACGTGCAGCGCGAGGATTTGAACCCCGTGGAGCTCGCCGAAGCCCTCGACCGCCTCGTGAAAGAGCACGGGTACACCCAGGAGTCGCTGGGCGAGCGGCTCGGCAAGAACCGCACGACCATCACGAACTCCCTCCGGCTCCTGCGGCTCCCGGCCGAGGTGCGCGAGAAGATCGTGCAAGGTGAGCTCAGCGAGGGCCACGGCCGCGCGCTGCTCGGCGCCGAGGACCCGAAAGAGCTCGCCGAGCTCGCCCAGAAGGTGCTGCGCGGCCGGCTCAGCGTGCGCGCGACCGAGGCGCTCGTCCGCACGGCGCGCGACAAGCGCGAGGCCCAGAAGAACAAGGCGAAGGGCGCGCCGCCGGCCGAGAAGACCGCGTCCGTTCGCGATCTCGAGGCGCGCCTGTCGCGTTCGCTCGGCGCCCGTGTGCTCGTGCGCGACACGGGGAACAAGGGCGAGGTGGTGATCCCCTACGCCGACCTCGACGCGCTCGATCGGCTGCTCGAGAAGCTCGGCGCGAGCTGACGCGAGCTCGCCCGACCCGCGCGACGGCTCAGCGCTTCGTGGGCTCGACGACGACGGTGCCCGTCGCTTCGTTGGCACGTAGCGCGAGCGAGACGGCGAGCCCGATCGCGAACAGGCTCATCGCTTGGCCAGTCGTGAGGGCGCCGTGGTCGCCGCCGGAGAGATCGCCGCGGAACGCCTCGCTCACGAAGCGCCCACTCGCGTAGACCAGCGTGCCCGCGAAGAACACCCCCCCGGGCTTCGTCGACGACCGACGGAGCAGGACGAGGGAGAGCCCGCACGCCGCCATCGCGAACGCGGCCTCGTACAGCGTGGCCGGGTGCAGCGGCTGCGACGTCGCCGCGCTAGCGTCGGCGAGGCCCGCGCGCACGAGATCGGCGAAGTGCGGGTGGCTCGCCGGGTAGCGCACGCCCCATGGCGCCGTGGTGGGAGCCCCGTGCTCGCAGCCCGCCATGAAGCACCCGAGTCGGCCGACCCCCACGAGCAACGCGAGCGGCCCCGTGAGGCGGTCGAGCGCCGCGTAGACGTCGAGTCGCGCGGCGCGGGTGAAGACGGCGTACGCGCCGCCGAGACCGAGCAGCGCGCCGTACGCCATGATTCCACCGAAGGTCGGGAGCGGGCCACGCGCCCCCGCGAGCGCGTAGCCGAGGACGCGGAGCGCGTAGTCAACGCAGAGCGCGCCGACCACCGTGAACGGCAGGGCACGGACCAGGGCCCAACGCAGGGCGGCCTGCGGCGCGCGTGGGAGCTCGCGGGTCGTGCGGAAAAAGAGCCACGCGGCCGCGGAGAGCGCCGCGAGCTGACAGAGGAGCCACGGGGACAGGGTCATGGGGGCTCGGTGAAGCAATTGCTGATCCATCAAGTGATTGAACCAATCAACCACTGGCACACCGCTTGCGAACGTCGGTGCGTCACCCTCGAACCCCAAAGGAGCCCCATGTCCAACGCACCCCACGCCCCCTCCCTCGACTCGATCCCCACGACCACCCCCTCCACCGCCGGCGTGAGACGAGCGCACGCCGCGCCGACCCTCTCCCCAGAGCAGCGCCGCGGCCTGCGCATGGCGGCCCAGATCGCCTGCGCCCTCTCGCTCCTCGGCGCCGGCGCGTCCCTCGCCCGCGCTGAGCCCGCCGATCCCGCGCCGGACGGCTCGGCGCACGCGGGCTCGCCCGCCGAGCGCGCGGCGGATGCGCTCCGACTCCGGAGCGGGGCCGGCAATTGCGTGCCGAGCTGGGGTCCGGCCGCGCCGCCCTCGGTCGACGCGGCGCTGTTCGCGCTGTTCCTCGCGGAGGTCGCGTGAGCCCCGGCGAGCCACGCGGACGCGCTTCGTCCCCTTCCCTCTCGCGAGGGCCCTCGGGCGCGCCCACCCTCTCGCTCCACGCCGCGATCGCACGCCGTGCCGCGCTCACGCTGCCCGAGCTGGGCCTCTCGGAGCGAGAGCGGCGCGCGGTGCTCGAGAGCTGGCGCGCGCGCGTCGGCAGCGAGTACGCGTCGGCGCGGGTGTTCGCCGCCCTCGTGCCGCAGGCCATGGCGGCCGGGCTCGACGCCGACTCCGTGCACGCCCTGACCGAGATGGCGGCCGAGGAGCTCGACCACGCCGTTCGCTGCGCGCGCGTGGTCGTGGCCCTCGGCGGAGCGGGCGCCCTCGCGGAGTGCGCGCTGCCTGCGCTCCCGGAGGTCCCCACGCACGCCGACGCCAGCCCGCTGGAGGCGCTCCTCCGCAACGTGCTCGACGTGAGCTGCATC
This region includes:
- a CDS encoding transcriptional regulator, with product MAVPKHYRSIEEFHREELRPSFRVGLSYEDLMQETTFESSDMLFDDTHDEYDPSMMECEDD
- a CDS encoding ParA family protein, which encodes MAARAATPSATTKRFGAGAGAKRARVVAVVNQKGGVGKTTTSVNLAASLAAAEAKTLLLDLDPQGNASSGVGVRAGTREATVYDALIGRCTLAEIAIATEVPHLWVAPATQDLVAAEIELVDAPDRAHKLRAALAPALAEYDYILVDCPPSLGLLTVNALAAATSVLVPLQCEYYALEGLTHLMATLDRLKNGINAELTVEGIVLTMFDPRNNLAHQVADEVKKHFFVFDAVIPRNIRLSEAPSHGKPALLYDAASKGSQGYLALARELLDRHAATGRSA
- a CDS encoding ParB/RepB/Spo0J family partition protein; its protein translation is MSDKRRALGRGLDALLPAAQAPQKVTAAYGDKSVFSCAIDKLVPQRGQPRRHFDTEKLDELAASIREHGLIEPLAVRRAPGPLGVEGVFEIIAGERRFRASQRAGLLEVLVVVKDVSPKAAFELAIIENVQREDLNPVELAEALDRLVKEHGYTQESLGERLGKNRTTITNSLRLLRLPAEVREKIVQGELSEGHGRALLGAEDPKELAELAQKVLRGRLSVRATEALVRTARDKREAQKNKAKGAPPAEKTASVRDLEARLSRSLGARVLVRDTGNKGEVVIPYADLDALDRLLEKLGAS
- a CDS encoding prolipoprotein diacylglyceryl transferase, with translation MTLSPWLLCQLAALSAAAWLFFRTTRELPRAPQAALRWALVRALPFTVVGALCVDYALRVLGYALAGARGPLPTFGGIMAYGALLGLGGAYAVFTRAARLDVYAALDRLTGPLALLVGVGRLGCFMAGCEHGAPTTAPWGVRYPASHPHFADLVRAGLADASAATSQPLHPATLYEAAFAMAACGLSLVLLRRSSTKPGGVFFAGTLVYASGRFVSEAFRGDLSGGDHGALTTGQAMSLFAIGLAVSLALRANEATGTVVVEPTKR
- a CDS encoding ferritin-like domain-containing protein, whose protein sequence is MSPGEPRGRASSPSLSRGPSGAPTLSLHAAIARRAALTLPELGLSERERRAVLESWRARVGSEYASARVFAALVPQAMAAGLDADSVHALTEMAAEELDHAVRCARVVVALGGAGALAECALPALPEVPTHADASPLEALLRNVLDVSCISETVAVALVGSERELAATPELEAELAAILADEVGHARFGWRLLEVATPSLTPRARTRLGAYLACALRERVDSFAPFLGHPEASRAAQSLGAPAGPATFQVFVETIEQITVPGLERLGLPARRAWEVALSARAA